Part of the Impatiens glandulifera chromosome 8, dImpGla2.1, whole genome shotgun sequence genome is shown below.
CCTTCGTCAGCCTCCTCCTCCTCAGAAATAATGGAGGCGGAGTGCACTGTGAGGGAGCAAGATCGGTTTATGCCGATTGCAAACGTGATAAGAATCATGCGTAGAATCTTGCCTCCTCACGCCAAAATCTCGGACGATGCAAAGGAAACCATTCAGGAATGCGTTTCGGAGTTTATCAGCTTCATCACGGGGGAGGCCAACGAGCGCTGCCAGCGCGAGCAGAGGAAGACCATCACAGCTGAGGACGTTCTCTGGGCCATGAGCAAGCTCGGCTTCGATGACTACATCGAGCCTCTCACACTCTTTCTCAACCGCCATCGCGATTGCGAGGGGGAACGCAGCTCGTCCGTTCGCGGAGGAGATCCCTTTCTGTTCAAGCGGGTTGATCCTAATGCCTTGGCTGCAGCCGCTTTTGGACCAGTTTTCCATTTGGCAgcccatcatcatcatcctcatcctcatccCGGAACATCTTCCTTTTTTGGGGCTGCTGTCGGTCATACCTACTTGAAGGATTCTTCTGGGCCGGCCACGGGGCCCTCTCAGACCGGTCTTGATCCTTATAATAACGCTCATGCTGCTAACAACAAATGATGATGATTTCCGCCCAAACTCGTCATATTTATTACGTATCGTACCTAGCTAGCTAGTTATTTGGATCGATCCGCCATAAATTAAACCAGAcctttcattttaattatgCTCATTTGGTACGTAACAAACTATCTAATCAATcatgttttattaattgttatgcATGTATTTCATTAACCTTAATACATTTGATCGATATATCGATGCTAGCTAGCTCCTTCCAATCACATTTCtccttcaattttattattatatttacagttttactattatataataattaatttattttaagataattgtaaataaactaattaatgcATGAATggtgacaaaataaatatatttatttttctacatatacttttaaacaaattaataatatatacaaattatttatcttttttttttattaatttaaatttatttacttatttttatgaatctacataattaattaaatgaatggTATTCTCAAAGGATTCATGTTACCGcatttgtttcaatcttttgtcaaagataaaaaaaaattatcttattattgacatttaatattcttaagcttgttttttattttttatatagtttttttccTTCCTTTTTATATAATGCATCTTGGCtcttcttaataaagttaaattaaatatgacattCTAGCCTCATAgttcaactaattaaaataaatatatcactaattttcagaatagaaaataaaaatgaagaatatatatagttttctcAATATAAATATGTCAAGTAATTTCagaattgatttaaaattaactacaatgaaaagtttaatgaaagAACTACAGTGATGGTTAATCTGAACATAGTCTATAACTTAGAGAGCCAATATGGATTTTCCGACATAGAAAGGTAAATTTGACGAAACCATTgtcataataaaaattttagatGGCACGTGCATAAATTTAATTGTGCAAACCGTTTCAAAGTATTATAACGAAATTATCCCGTCACGTAACGCGAATGGCAAAATCGTCACACGAAGAAAAAACTTGTGAAATTACCCTGTTGCGTAACGCGAAAGGCGCACGATCATCACGCAAAGGGCACGATCATTCTCGACATTTCAAAAGCTTTTCTTTCGCGAAACGATCCtacccttcgcgttacgcgactTGAATAATTATTTCGtcagaatattttaaaatggttatttaagtaattaaatttatgcaCTAGTCAACCGAACCCGAATGTAAATCTAATGAACATTTTAGGAtaatttcgtccaatttcctaGAAGAGTGATCATCTTGTTCTTgagtttgattatttaatttaatttattattcccCATTAATtcacaacaaacaaacaaacagtaGTATAGAGAAAGAGATATAATTCAATACATACACACAGCAAGAGATGAGTAAGAATAGATAGTGAGAATTGTTTGGCAAAGTGGATACTACTTTTATTGCAGAATTTCAACTTTCATGGacactactactactactaggGAATCCTTTTCCGGTCCGATAAAAGCACGAGGTCTTGCTTCATCTGAAACCGTACTACTACTAGTTCATATATTCATTCAATATACTCTCATtcagaattattccataaataCTTGCAGATGTTTGTATTGTTGGGGTCGCTCGGACGCCGATCGGCGGCTTCCTTGGCTCTCTTTCCTCTTTATCAGCCACCCAGCTTGGTTCTATAGCTATTCAATGTAAGAAATtccatttcttttcttttcttttcttttaattgtCTACCGATCATTCATTCGCTAAAACCATCTTTCGCAGCTGCTCTTAAAAGAGCGGGTCTCGATCCATCTTTGGTGGAAGAAGTTCTCTTTGGAAATGTTCTCAGTGCAAATTTAGGTCAAGCTCCTGCCCGACAGGCTGCCTTGGGTGCTGGTATACCCAATTCCGTTATTTGTACAACAATCAACAAAGTATGTGCATCAGGGATGAAAGGTAATTAATTCATGagtccttttttttctttattcaatACTTGGATATGCATATTCCTCAGTCACTTACTTAGTCGCCAAAAAGGAAATTCAAGTTCCATATGTGACTGTGGATTGCATTCCAGGCGGATCCCAAGTGTTATTTTCACTGATgcaattaaattttgttattctACTCTCAtcaataaacatattattattgtttaagaAAACTGAAACTCTCCTTGTGGGAGAAATTTGCAAGATAAACTGCAGGATACTACTTTTAACAATTTATTGGATAAATTAAATGCTTCATGAGTTAATGACAGCCGTGTGCTATGATTGTGTGTGATTGAAATGGAACAGAACAACTCCTCGGATGAACTGTCTTGactttaactaaattatttcaGCTTAACTGAACTATATGATATATAGAGAGTCATAGGAGATGGAACAGTAACACGTTCTCTTTCTTGATTGCAGCTACAATGCTTGCTGCACAGACAATCCAATTGGGGGCCAATGATGTGGTTGTGGTTGGTGGCATGGAGAGCATGTCTAATGCACCTAAATATGTCGTAGAAGCAAGGTATCTATGTTTCTTCTGCAAAATTTAGTCGTACACCCGACTTCTTCCTAAAAATCTGAAGCACGGTAGCATGATAATGCCATCATTTtccattttcatatattatagcTGAAATCATACAACTGATCtcatgtttaaatattttctccACGTTTGGGACTGTTGAACCATAATATCTGCAGTCAAACCATATATTTATTGCAAAAGGGTGTCTGCATAATCTACTTTCTGGTCTATTTACATAAACAGGAAGGGATCCCGGTTCGGACATGACACTATCATTGATGGAATGCTTAAAGATGGGCTGTGGGATGTGTATAATGATTTTGGGATGGGAGTATGTGCAGAATTTTGTGCAGATCGATACAAAATTTCTAGAGAGGAGCAGGTATTATCCAGCTGCAATTTAAGTGGTCTTAAGCTTCTCAATATTTTCAGATAAAAAGTATATTTGCTGTATGTGTTAGGCttgcctttcactttgacattcTGTTGAGTTTATGTTTCTTTTCTAGGACAATTATGCTATTCAAAGCTTTGAACGTGGAATTGCTGCACAAAAAAGTGGCGCCTTTTCCTGGGAAATTGCTCCAGTGAGATTTCTTCTGAGTTTGCTTGCTAGTTTCTCGTTGCTAGTAGTGCCACTTTGTCTTCTTTCTTGTTGTAGGTTGAAGTATCTAAAGGAAGAGGGAACTCATCAATTGTTATCAACAAAGATGAAGATTTGGGGAAGGTAGGAATAACATGATCATATCAATCTCTTTTTATGCCTTAAAATTCATCAGTCCTGTATGGAGTGTGTGAGTGGAAGCTAGCCATTCCCAACATCCAAGctacttttttcttttctaaattattGTCTTTTATTACAACCATGTTCATCTAATTCTAATAAACTGAAATCAGCAATACTGTTGCTTGTTCTTGCTGTTTGGTTCACTGTTCTGGAAGTACCAGAATGTGTGTTTGAAAGTCTTAACCTATTTATTTGCTTAATACTGcaatatttaattgttattttttcttttcttttgaccTTTTACATTCTTCTCTTGTTAGTTTGATCATGTGAAGCTAAGGAAACTTAAACCAAGCTTCAAAGGTGGAGGTTCGGTTACAGCTGGAAACTCTTCTAACATAAGGTGCTATTAATATACTGCTTTATGAAACTGTCTCaatttattatatgaaataaaataaaatgatagatAGACCTTTGCTTGATTAACCTGAGATGAATTTTGGaattaagagagaaagagatgtttttgatatgttatTCTCATAATAGGTTATACCTATTTATTCAAGCATGGGAGctcattttccttaattaggATGAACCAGAATATCCCTAAAATATCTCAATTTAATGTATTATAATTTACTCAGTTAAGGTTAATCAAGATTACTAGAATATTTCAActaatttattctaatatatatatatatatggagaaataaactagagaataatataaagtaaataaaccaaatttgaCTACTTGTCAAAACTTCTTCAGATTTATCTTACTCTCACTGCTTTTGCAATTAACGACTTATTGAGCTAGGATAAATCTGAAGAAGCGATCCTATTCATGATGAAACATAAACAATGCGTGTTTCCATTCTGACTGCTTTACTTTATGGGTAGTGATGGTGCTGCTGCACTAGTGTTGGTGAGCGGTGAAAAGGCACTTTCTCTTGGATTGCAAGTTATTGCAAAGGTCAGGGGATTTGCTGATTCAGCTCAGGTATGAAAATCCCATTCAATTGATTTTCTGTTGGCATCATATTTGtgtcttaattttttattttacacaGGCACCAGAATGGTTTACAACGTCACCAGCCCTTGCAATCCCAAAGGCGATTTCAAATGCTGGCTTGAACACATCCCAAATTGATTACTATGAAATAAATGAGGCATTTTctgtaagttttttttctttagttttacATTCGTTCTCATAGATTCGAGTCTTCACACCCAAACCATATAAAACTATATACAAAAAACAAATTACATTCTCTGTAAGGAATTATTTTTGTCCCTTTAGTTTTACATTCTCCTTTACTTTGATGACAGCTGATACTGCCTGTGTTTTTCAGGTTGTAGCTCTTGCCAATCAAAAACTTCTTGGTCTTAGCCTGGTAAGCATATTTGTGCTGATCCTGCTAATTGACATGGGACTTTTATTATAACTGAATAGATAAGCCAACTATATATGACTTCCATTTAGATATATGTGTATTTTCCCCCTCCATCTGGTCAGTACTCTTGATCTGATAGTAAGAAATTGTTTCTCTAAAGTTGTTATCCTTACATGAGACAATGGTATCCATTTGGTTTTAGGATAAGCTAAACGTGCATGGTGGAGCTGTGTCTTTAGGGCACCCATTGGGTTGTAGTGGTGCTCGCATATTGGTGACTTTGTTAGGGGTGATAATTTCCTCTCTCTCAGAATCTCTCTCTATGTCTCTCATATGCTAATTTCAAAAGACTTGTTTGTCCCTTGGGTATTATTTCGTTACAGGTTCTGAGAGAGAAGAATGGTAGATATGGTGTTGGTAGCATCTGCAATGGGGGTGGAGGAGCTTCTGCTCTTGTTTTGGAGCTCATGTAAGTAATAATACTTTGTTCTAAGCTCCATCAAGTTAGGttttatgaatgaaattatttgattattatacTATGCAGGCCTATTCTGAAGGTTGGACGTTCGACATTATGAATGTCTCAAGAAAAAAGTTttctttgataatatttttctctttgtaAGCTGCTGCATCTTATAATCTTACCTCCCATTATGGTCTTGTTTCACCACTTTTTCTTCCCTGTTGTGAATAATAAGagtatattattatgatattttgaaGATTTAAAGAAAGAGAACTCAGTTTTTAGTTAGAATGGaaggttttttatttatttattttaaaagtcaacttttgattaaaaatagtGCAAGATGCTTCAAACGTTACCAGAGGAGGGTAAAAGTCAAGCCATAACTAAAAAACaacataaaattttttaaataccaacaagataaaaaaaaatcattatgtacacgccttatttttaaaatttgaagcgaacaattgtaacattatatttttttagacgaTCATACCTATAGTTTTCactcttttattattttgatatcgTCAACCACATAACGAGGGGATTGGTTTTGGTCGTCCGCAATGTTATAGATGTCAAGATTTTTTCATTGATAACTTTTCAGCCAAAAACTAAgatttttgatgaaattttgttttctacACTCCTTTTTAAGGAAACTGGGATGGAAATCCTTTGAAAAAACTTATCGTCGGTTTCCATGTGAATCGAAAAATGGGTAAAAGCATCCACGATAAAGTTTGTCTCCTCTCCAATGAAAAGTCGTATACTTAAGGAGATTTTCTAAACAATTTAATTAGATGTGAAACGAAAACAGTCTGTCATTTAGCCTCCTTACTAGAAAGTTTCAAAAAGAGTCTAACAAATTTTCACTCGGGGTCATGGATCATTCTCCTAGAGAGACATTCATTTGATGTCTCAAAGTTCGTAGTTGACGATTATTACTCTCTTTTATAGGCTTGCATTATCGTTGAGAAACCTCCATCACCATTTACAAAGAATTGAAGTGTTGAAAAGGAAAAAGTCTTTGATTTCGAATTCGCTGTCAACGATGTCAAGCTTCGCTGTGTCCCATCTCACTAAACAAAGACATATTGAATGTCGAGATTGTGGCGAGAGTTTTTATAAGGACCAATTTTCCGTTTTTAGAGAAAAGTTTGTTCTTCCAAAGAACTAGTCCGGTCCTCATTTTCTCTGATAGGATTTCAAATCTCTTTACAACTGAATTTGGCGATGAGAGGGAAGCCATGTACTTTGATGGGTGAGAATTGATTCTAATCCCCAAAATGTTGGTAATTGAGTGTTAGAAACATTATTGATGAAAAAaagtttagatttttttttaattaatcttcaACCCTGATCAcgcctaaaaaaataataaaaatttacgGAGAGAGTGAAGGTTTTTCGTTATAGTTTTAGTAAAACAAagagtttaataaaaaaaattaatgagatATATAGTTAGGCGTTCTCGTCGACCCCATATTATTCCCGTGAAAAAACTAGAATTGATAGTTCTCTCgaataattatgataaatgtCATTGTCTAAACCCACTCAAGCTTTTGAAAAAGACAAGTGCTGTTGAGAGAATTGAAAACTTAAGTTGAGTGACACAAATTTTCATCATCCTCCATTTGGCTCCTAAACCTATACTttcaaagagagaaaagagaaatcTAACATAATgtgattgaaatttttttttactcattTGCAATGGGATAAGCGTTGGTGATATGTCTATTACCCTGCACAAAAACTATCTGATCAAGAGAAATGAGTTACGgtggaaaaaaaaaagttgattcTGTTAGCTAGAATTTcgccaaaattttataaaaacttgtCACAAGACTAATAGGTTTAAAGTGTTTTAGTTCTTTAGCCTCTTTTTAACTAGGacaataaaactaaaattctaACATTTCAAAAAAGAAGCTGTATCATTAAAAATGGAAGTAGGTAATAAGGAGATAGGTGGAAAAACTCGCAGCTATAAGATAAAACTGAAAGAAAAAAACTATAGTTGTTGACCTGAAGCAAGACATGATTAAATTATCCACAAAACAATTGAAATCAACTAGTTAGGATAGAAACCTGAGGAATTAAAAATGGTGACTGCTGCTGCAAAGGAGGTGATCAAAGCCAGCCATCACAATTCACAACAAAAGTAGTAAATCAAGGGAAAGGTGTgtattctctctctctccctcagcgtttcttaacaaaaaaaatgatatgcCCATATGAGAAATCAATTGCTcttgataaatttatttctcaagaagaaacatatatatagttCTTTACAAAGGAATGTAATATAAATTTAGCATATCTTAATTAGAATAATCAACGCTCACATGCAAGCTGTtggtaatattattattattatgttcttcttcttattcCATAGATATATATATTGCCAGCagctaaattaaattatcatgtCATCTTAAAGGTAAGGTAAGGTAAGGTGGATGGGAGAGGGCAGAAAAAAAGAAGTTTATTTCCCATTCTCACTACTCAATGTCAAGTCATCCAACGAACCGGAAAACCCTTTTTGACTAGTGTTGTGGAGGTGGTCATGTGCAGATGATGCATCTGGTAAAGCAACACGAAGAAAGGAGCCCTGTTTTACAGGTGTGGCagcggaggaggaggaggaggaggaggtcaCTGCTTCACGTAGTGCAGCTGCTGCTTGCTGCTTCATGTATGTGTAGAACTGTTGATGAAAAGGATGGTCTAATAAGTAGCAACTCTCCGGTGACTTATGGGAGGATGTGTTGCGGGAAGATCCAGAAGACCCTTCTTCTTTTCGGCAAAAGTGTGGCAGCGAAGTATGCTCCATTATctacaaaacaaacaaacaaacaccactattattattattattattacttaactTTTATAAGTAGTGTAGCTAGGTACCCCCCACCCACCTACCTTCAACAAATCATCCCTTCCATTGCCAGACAGAACCTGGACTTTCTTCCTCGTCCTCTCATGCAGGAGAGGCTTCACAACCTGTCTTTCAAAGTAAATTTACccgatcatcatcatcatcatattcCTACATTTCATTTTTGGGGATTGGGCCATCCAATACAAATATACAATAGAATAGAATATTGCTTAACCTTCCAACAAGCTGAAAACACATATGGAGCATTGACAATATAATAAACCAGCGTCTTCTCTGGATAATTCAGGTCATCAATGGTGGAAATAATGGTTACTAACTGCAAGGAGattaaataaaatgtcaaaTTCAGTTGAGAATGTTGAATGTTGGATTGGATGGATATGGATAGCAAACCTTTATCTGGCTCAATGCTGAAATCTTGAGACCTGTCATATCTAAAACCTTCAAACATTTGTTAATATGCTTCCCGTGCTTCTTCGTGGTAGCAGGCTGCATGTTTACATTACATCTagtctcaatatatatatatatatatatatatatatatatatatatatgaagtgaAGAGATAATGATAGGAGAAAGTAGTCGTGGTGACTAACCAGTATTACACGGTCTCGATACTCATTGATTTGGATGTGTGACTGAATATAGTAGTGTGCCTAATCATCATTTATTGATGtgatcaaaatataattatttaaatggatggatgaatgaatgaatgaatgatatattattaaaaagaaagcAGTCAGTCAGTCAGTCAGTCACCGAAGCTTTGTCAAGGGAACTGAGTCCAACGCCAATGGCCAAAACAGGAAGGCCCTGTTGCAGCAGAAGAGAATATGAATCAAATTAAGGAgtaattaagaaaacaaattaacaaacaaacaaacaaacctcTTTGGTGTAACCTGACAATCCTACAAGCTGGGAATCTCGAACTGCTCTATACAAATCAACAGGAATGATAGGTTTCTGCATGTAGGGTGGGTGGGTGGTTTTTATAACCAAAATGTAATTAGATTAGAAATTGAAACAGTTTCAGAGTTTGAGTttgataaagaaagaaagaagagattGTTAAAACTTGAACTTACTGCTAAGATATCATCAATGCCATTTTCAACTCTCCATTTCAAGCAATCTACcaactaataaattaattaaagaaaaacccAATTAAGTTGGCGATGAACTGATGAtgataacattaaaatatattgacgAGATCAAACCATTTTGAAGGCCTTCATAATAATGCCTTCTCTTGCTTTTAGGAATCTCACGTATGTTTCAGTTGGGTAGCCCTGATGCATACACTGACAACAAACAGCAAgaaaggaaggaaggaaggaagcgtatcagacagacagacagacagagcAAAATTCATGTCCACACTTGTGAATACTACACAATCAAAATTAATTCAGACAGACCTGGAAACTTCTTTTGAGTGGCTCCTCCACtgaaaaaaaccaaaaaaaaataaaaaatatgaatgcaTATAAAAAATGTAGGGTAGGTTGGATGGA
Proteins encoded:
- the LOC124911573 gene encoding nuclear transcription factor Y subunit B-1-like; protein product: MNNNQSNLTSLPSSASSSSEIMEAECTVREQDRFMPIANVIRIMRRILPPHAKISDDAKETIQECVSEFISFITGEANERCQREQRKTITAEDVLWAMSKLGFDDYIEPLTLFLNRHRDCEGERSSSVRGGDPFLFKRVDPNALAAAAFGPVFHLAAHHHHPHPHPGTSSFFGAAVGHTYLKDSSGPATGPSQTGLDPYNNAHAANNK
- the LOC124911930 gene encoding acetyl-CoA acetyltransferase, cytosolic 1-like, which translates into the protein MDTTTTTRESFSGPIKARDVCIVGVARTPIGGFLGSLSSLSATQLGSIAIQSALKRAGLDPSLVEEVLFGNVLSANLGQAPARQAALGAGIPNSVICTTINKVCASGMKATMLAAQTIQLGANDVVVVGGMESMSNAPKYVVEARKGSRFGHDTIIDGMLKDGLWDVYNDFGMGVCAEFCADRYKISREEQDNYAIQSFERGIAAQKSGAFSWEIAPVEVSKGRGNSSIVINKDEDLGKFDHVKLRKLKPSFKGGGSVTAGNSSNISDGAAALVLVSGEKALSLGLQVIAKVRGFADSAQAPEWFTTSPALAIPKAISNAGLNTSQIDYYEINEAFSVVALANQKLLGLSLDKLNVHGGAVSLGHPLGCSGARILVTLLGVLREKNGRYGVGSICNGGGGASALVLELM
- the LOC124911809 gene encoding phosphatidylinositol/phosphatidylcholine transfer protein SFH9-like produces the protein MGMITQASIDQLQALMDQVEEPLKRSFQCMHQGYPTETYVRFLKAREGIIMKAFKMLVDCLKWRVENGIDDILAKPIIPVDLYRAVRDSQLVGLSGYTKEGLPVLAIGVGLSSLDKASAHYYIQSHIQINEYRDRVILPATTKKHGKHINKCLKVLDMTGLKISALSQIKLVTIISTIDDLNYPEKTLVYYIVNAPYVFSACWKVVKPLLHERTRKKVQVLSGNGRDDLLKIMEHTSLPHFCRKEEGSSGSSRNTSSHKSPESCYLLDHPFHQQFYTYMKQQAAAALREAVTSSSSSSSAATPVKQGSFLRVALPDASSAHDHLHNTSQKGFSGSLDDLTLSSENGK